One window of the Brevibacterium limosum genome contains the following:
- a CDS encoding enoyl-CoA hydratase, translated as MSESIVFAPLDDGVASVTIDRPSTRNALSLEVMESLIDTLAEVADRTDVRAVILITAGHVFSSGHDLTEIRGADHEAQQATFDACARLMQLIQRIPQPVIAQVQGVATAAGCQLVATCDLAVAAESARFATPGVKIGLFCSTPMVALSRAVPAKQAMRMLLTGDFVTAADALKYGLVSDVVADAELESATLELALKVASASSATVALGKAAFYEQRELPVADAYARMSQVMADNAVAADAQEGIDAFLTKREPQWQHRR; from the coding sequence ATGTCGGAATCAATTGTATTCGCGCCGCTCGACGACGGAGTCGCGTCCGTGACGATCGATCGGCCCTCCACGCGCAACGCGCTGTCGCTCGAGGTGATGGAATCCCTCATCGACACCCTCGCCGAGGTGGCCGACCGCACCGATGTGCGCGCAGTCATCCTCATCACCGCCGGCCATGTGTTCAGTTCCGGGCATGACCTCACCGAGATCCGCGGGGCGGATCATGAGGCGCAGCAGGCCACTTTCGATGCCTGTGCACGGCTGATGCAGCTCATCCAGCGCATTCCGCAGCCGGTCATCGCACAGGTGCAGGGCGTGGCCACGGCGGCCGGCTGCCAGCTGGTGGCGACCTGCGATCTGGCCGTCGCCGCCGAGTCCGCACGGTTCGCGACTCCCGGGGTGAAGATCGGTCTGTTCTGCTCGACTCCGATGGTGGCGCTGTCGCGTGCGGTGCCGGCGAAGCAGGCGATGCGGATGCTGCTGACCGGCGATTTCGTGACCGCTGCGGATGCGCTGAAGTACGGTCTCGTCTCCGATGTCGTCGCCGACGCCGAGCTGGAGTCCGCCACCTTGGAATTGGCTCTCAAGGTCGCGTCCGCCTCGTCGGCTACAGTTGCCCTAGGAAAGGCCGCGTTCTACGAACAGCGAGAACTGCCTGTGGCCGACGCCTACGCGCGGATGTCTCAGGTGATGGCGGACAACGCCGTCGCGGCCGATGCGCAGGAGGGGATCGACGCCTTCCTGACGAAGAGGGAACCGCAGTGGCAGCACCGCCGCTGA